A window of Quercus robur chromosome 12, dhQueRobu3.1, whole genome shotgun sequence genomic DNA:
AAGCAATTGATAAGTCAAAGGATTTATACAATCTTCATGAAATTCTTGATCCATTCATTGGTATGGGAAAAAATCTTGAAGGCTTAGAAGAGTTTGTGGATTTAGCAATGAGGTGTGTGGCAGACTCAGGAGACGAAAGGCCTACAATGGATGAGGTTGTTAAAGAAATTGAGAACATTATGAAGCTTTCTGGGATGAACCTTAGTGCTGATTCTGAAGCCACTACAACAAATTATTATGAAGCTAGTAAGAGCAGTTCTCATCACCCGTCTAGCAATGATGTATTTGGTTATAGTGGGTCCTTCCCTCCTCCTTCAATAGAGCCTATGTGAATATGATTTTACAATTCAGAATGCTGAACTTGGAATCAAAAAGTTTTTTCCCTGTACCACAGTTTGGGTAAAACATGCAATTTGTCTTGAAACCATACTTATATTGTCTGGCAAAGAGCTGGAACAGTTTCTGAAATGTATTCCCTTTTTTGGTCTGTGATTGCAATCTTTGATTCTTTAGCTTGTGAATACATCACAAAAGAGTTGTCTTGAGTTAGTTACATAGTAAAGAACTCAATAATGAGAAAgttataaattgaaatttttgtttcagAAATTCCAGACCGAGCTGGTCAATACTCCTACTATAATAATCTACCAAAATTGTGTGCCAAGTATATCTGCTTGTGGTACTTTTGCAAACAAATTTAAGTGTCCTATTTGCCTATTTCAATCTAAATCATGCACTGTGTATTTTTGGCTATGCTGATGATTGCTGAATGTAAATGTTGTGAGTGACTTAAGTGGAAGTCTTTAAGCAATAGAGTTTGTAATGGCTATGATGAACTACACTGTCTAAGGCCTAAAAGCAGTGCATGGGTTATTTATTGTCCAATGTCGATCATCTATAACTAGACATTTATCAcaagatttgatttttatgtgaTCCAAGTTAGGAGACTGTTGGATTGGATTCTGCATGTGATAATGAGAAAACCAATCGTTTAAAATGAAAGAACCAAGGAATTTACAATGgcttgtaaaaaaataattttttttttcactaatttgacatgaaattggcaggaaaatgaaagaaaatgaaatgtatttgaGTTCCATTGATTATGCATTTGGTTCATTTTCCAGCCCatttttctttgtgtgtgtttggatcgAAAGAAAATGATAgacttttgaggttttttttttattttattttatttttttataataaaaaaattcatttcttttttgcctaaaaatcattggttcatttttttgtttttgttgttttttaatttttggatgtGGCCTTTTCTATTTATTAAATGATGAGGTGACATTTTTTAGtgttagttatattttttttaatattattttataagccATGTAGGTTTTAAGTATGCCAACCGTACAAACCGTTAGCTATATAGGTGTTTTTTGTTAGTGAATTGATAGTAGAAGCCAAATtaactacaaaataaaataacaatgacTAAATTGACCGTGACAAAAATGTAGAAACCAAATTAActggaaaatgaaagaaaataaaatgcatttGAGTTCCATTGATTGTGTATTTGGTACATTTTCTAgccaatttttctttatttggttgtgtttggattgaattaaaagacttttgaaggttttttttaaaatcaaaaaatttgtttctttttggcTTAAAAATCATcgattcaattttttgttttcgttGTTAGGGTAAAATGTAAAATGTAAGtaacaaaatattatttggattaaataaaaataaaaattacacgGTAGTTCCTACTTCCTAcgttccattaaaaaaaaaaaaaggtgcggTACTCGACTTCAAACCCAGTTAAAAAACGACATGTAGTTGttgtatttgttttgttgtgtcCATTTAATATGGTGATACTTAATCCCCTTCTATACATAAAAGGTTGAAGAATGTCGGCATCGGTTGAACTAATGTCAATcagttaattttctttttataccaCATAATCTGATTGTCAAACAAACCATAAGAGTATTATAACTGGTTATTTAATATTGCCCATACTAGAAAAAAGGGGAGAGAGTGCTTGCTTTGTTTTGGCATGAAATTACAGTTTCTCTTCATTAATTCCCTTGTTACTAGTGCAGTAGCTGATGCAGTTTCAATCTTGGGGGAGTACATGAAGTATGAGCCTTGGCTGAAGCTTCTGTGTAACCATCTAAAGTATTCCCTCCCTAACTTTTCCTCTTCAACGCATTGACACACTATTACATCTAATCTTGTTTTTGTATGAATTTAGGAAGTATTGCAATCACACAACTTTTTATGATTAGAGTGTATTCTTTGAAGATGCTTTAACCATGTCTAGTTTACCGAACGTGTTTGCAGGTTAGATTTAGCAGAGGCAAATGGAAAAGCACCAGATGTTGAAATCCTTTCAGCTGTTACAGAAAGTAACCCAGGGTCTCAGAGTGTCTTACAGGTATGAACTTTCAGAGTTAAAGCCACTTTGCTATGTAAATCAATTTCAAGTTGTGATATGTCTGCTTCCCTGCTGGTCATACGTGGATTGTTATAAAATCTTGGTGGAGGAGAGAGCTACCCCTATTTTGTAGCCCAGCCACTCCCAAAAAACCCCcgggaaaaattttaaaaaatcgaAGTTTCTGTGGGAAGGATATTTGAATATTCTTCCAATGCTTTTAAACCATTCACTTTGGgccattttctattttaaccCATGACATTTGATCTGTTTTAACTTTGGACACATAGCCCTTAACTAAATTTATCTGCAAATATGTTCTACAAATGGCTATACAGGCTTTTGCtgttaaataattttacattataaatactctttatactGCACTATTTATCAGGGAAAAGGGAGcgacaaaaagagtacaagaaCTGGAAAGCAAGCTAAAAAGGCGAAAGTGGAGACAGAATCAAAGAACATCAAAGAAATGTTTTCCAGGGCGTCAAGAAGGAGAAATTGAACCCCTGTAAGCAAAACACAGGAGATGTGGGTCCTGAAATTCCTGCATTATGGTCAAACTGTCCAAACTCATTTTCATGCTTGGTGCATTGGCATTGACTTCCATGCTACTTTGTAGTTTAATCAGTAGGCTGTATTTTTGGTGAATATTTTTTATCATGTCTACTGTCTAGATCAATATCTACTCTTACATTGTAAGATTGCTTAATTTAACTTTGTGACTAGTGAGACCTGATTTTGGCATATTCAAAATTGAAGAAATGGTTAACTTAAGGTAAAGCATTGAGTCACTCAAAATGTACTGTTTGGTTTAGGATCTCTTTAAGTGTATTTAGATAAATGGGTAGGGGAGGGAAGTAGAGGGAAGGGAATGAGAGTATTGACCTTGTTTGGGTCCGGGGCAGCCAGCAaccacatgtcaaaatcaagttttaggaATTAATTTGTCCTATGGAATTGTAAAAATGGGGGAAATTGTAAATTCTATAGATAAAAATTGAGTCCTTAACTTTCGAAGCTATGCTAGCAAAGATGGCAGTCCACTGACTGTCATTTTGGGCACTACCTGTGGAgttgtttcttcttttgttaTATGACCTTTCTAGTCTTGATTATATCAGACTGTACTGATCCAACCACTAAGGCAGTgtagttttgtttaaaaagaaaaaaatcaaccGCATGATTGCATCATCTCACGATCTCAACGTGTACTGCTGGAGTTaggttttgagtcttttgacgTGCAGAAGTGGTTAATTGAGAATTTCCCTATGTTGAATACTTCAATCTTTATACATCTCAAGTAGAAGTTAAGTAAACTCATAAGCCAACATGATGaaattattacaatttaaaACCAGATTGTAACCGTGGATTCAATAGTTGTTTCCGAATGTTATAACTAATTCATTTTTACAACCAATCACAGACTCGCGCAATGGACGGAAAAAATTGAcgatttgtttttttgttaagtgaaaaatgaaaatggtaATAAGTGTtagtccaaaacttttttttaaaaatgatgtgattattttctaattttgtaattttttttaaggtaaaataatgcattttacattatAGCCGTAAAtacacttttagtccctatattttggcttttttccattttggtccttacattttcatttcaccacttttagtccctaaaccaattatcGCGTGACATTTAAGTCTTTGCTGTCAGCCAACAAACGAAAAAAGCATATGTGGCTgacggaaaaataaaataataattttttttcacatggcATGCCCCATTTCGACATGTGGCTTTCCTGCCCTAAACCCAGTCATGTGAGGcattcataaaaaattagacACTGAAAATCCCCAAATCAGACTTGAATCCCTAGAATTACCCTCTTTGTCTCTCTAAATCATCAGCCTCCCTCTCAAACCATCTCTATCACTTGAAGCCACTATTATCATCAACCATCTCTCAAGATCATCAACCATTTCAAAGTCCCTAATCAGATGGAAGCAATGTAACACCCCAAAATCATAAGTAATAAAAGTGTATTCAAtctaaataatccataaaaatattaaataaaagcaaTCAGCAACTTAAAATCTTATCACAAATGTCATAGCTCCAATCTACCAAAGAtaaaacatcctcaaaataattctccaataTAATGTTtaataccataaaaataataataaaatcctcagttccacaaaataatttgtaattgttGTCTTCCAAAAATCTCTAATCTAATGATCCTTCTAATATATATGTAAGGGGGAATAAaagagggggggaggggggaggggggaggggttggggggggggggggggaggagagGGTGaaataactcaataagtggaattcactaacattgggacgtgggaacaaacctttcaaacaaataattcttacaacaaattcataacttgtaactcatcaatattttatcatcaaatatttcatataaaaaatatctttatattgtgagccaacataatatatatatatatatcaataccaTCATATAAACAAATTCCTAGGCTTTTCTCATGGTCAACGTTTACGCTCCGTTGACAAGGTTGTGTTGTCCCCTTTTAGAATTAGAACCTCTTTTTCATCCATTTTCTTAAGAAAggctcctttggaacctaaatgtgcactcccttgctaaggagcttccttttgGGATCATCAATAGTATACCCtcttgctaaggagctatcaaatgtgcactgtccCCTTTTCTGAGATCGTCCCTTACTAAGGACTAGTTACAGTATGATTATCTCTtactaaggactaaatataatATTGAGCTTTTAATCACaacttgccataggttttcaaaacacattcaatatgctcacaaaaataatccattcataattctcaaaaatataaagacatattcacacacacaagtttaaataaattcaGGTTGTCCCacaaatttttcataaaacgaataGTCAATGTGCAAatcaaacatttataaaatatcaatttatatatagaatatcaacatatttctttgatataaGATAATTTAATAATCAACACTATTTTggaaaaacccccaaaattagtacacaccacttacctcttatTTGCAAAAATATGAAACCAACCTCTCTTGAATCACAACAAatcagtagaattagaacctagcaacACCAAAGATAAGTCCATCAATACACAATTGCCCACTTAAAATCAATTTTCACACTTAAATAGTTTAACCTATCATCATTAAGGCCTATGAAGGTGTCTAGTTTCTTTGAAATACATTTCAACTTTGTCAGTGTGCTTGGCTATTGAATTCGTGGCCATCACTACTTGGGATTGCAGTTATTAAATTGATAAATGGGAGCATTGAAATGCCCCATTTGATGCTTGAACTTGTCAATCAGgtttccaaaattttcacaactattcTAATTATAGTGTCCTCCTATATCTGCCACCATAAATCCCCGATGCCACAAAACATAAGATATTGCTAGTCAATTTTTTGAACAATGGCAGTGCATGGATGGAAATTGGTtaacttaaataatatataatttcttattcCAACGTTATAGGGGCTAACAAGATAGTCTAGGCTTGAAAAGCATTGCTACCTTCTACAATAATTTAGAGTTGAATACACGTCACTAAAAGGATGATAAGAAGATAAATATCAACCATTAAGCAACCTTTACCCTTCCACATGGTGACAAACTTGAATTGATAAGGTTCAAGCCTATTACTCTATTAGGTACAATTTCAAAGCCTGTGGAGTACCCTTTCCTGACATACAGCCATATTGACCATTTCTAATCtaatataataacaattataGGAGCCCTTTTTCTATTAATATAACTATAGTCTAGGTTCATGACAATTGCTAGCTATTGAATattcaaaattcttaaatttagaGCATGGGAAAATCATACTTGCAGGTTTCCACGCACAGCCGCatagaagaaaataaaaccttAATAATGTGTTGCGGCTGAAACAAAAGGAACCTTCTTATGTATATAC
This region includes:
- the LOC126708968 gene encoding uncharacterized protein LOC126708968 encodes the protein MKLQFLFINSLVTSAVADAVSILGEYMKYEPWLKLLCNHLKLDLAEANGKAPDVEILSAVTESNPGSQSVLQGKGSDKKSTRTGKQAKKAKVETESKNIKEMFSRASRRRN